A single Opisthocomus hoazin isolate bOpiHoa1 chromosome 38, bOpiHoa1.hap1, whole genome shotgun sequence DNA region contains:
- the LOC142365372 gene encoding MAP kinase-interacting serine/threonine-protein kinase 2-like: MVQKESENPGFHRSVKEQNPFEVAFDLELDKSSDLELDKSNDLEPVSECPSRPDVPLSQPIDTPSTKKRSKNNSFSGRFEDVYWLCDEVLGEGAQGRVQTCVNLITNKEYAVKIIDKRQGQVFNRVLREVVMLNLCQGHRNILQLIEFFEEEDSFYLVVEKMRGGSIMTHILERCRFNELEASMVVRDIASALHFLHIRGIAHRDLKPENILCERLDQVSPVKICDFDLASSIKFTDDSFPISTPKLFSPCGTAEFMAPEVVETFYSHKEVPSYDKRCDLWSLGVLLYNMLSGYTPFMERCGSDCGWDMGEMCNTCQKMIFKSIRKGKYEFPEKDWAHISPAAKDLISCLLVRDANKRLTAAQVLEHPWVQGYALDNSLLTPIIL; encoded by the exons atggtgcagaaggaatctgagaaccccggtttccaccgctccgtcaag GAACAAAATCCCTTCGAGgtggcgtttgacctggagctCGACAAGTCCAGTGACCTGGAGCTCGACAAGTCCAATGACCTGGAGCCCGTCTCTGAGTGCCCATCCCGTCCTG atgtgcctttgagtcagcccatcgacacccccagcaccaagaaaaggagcaagaacaacagcttctccggcaggttcgaag atgtttactggctgtgcgacgaggtgctgggagaaggggcccaaggcagagtccagacCTGCGTTAACCTcatcaccaacaaggagtacgcagtgaag ATCATCGACAAGCGCCAGGGCCAAGTCTTCAACagggtcttacgggaggtggtgatgctgaatctgtgccagggacacag gaacatcctgcagctgatcgagttcttcgaggaggaggacaGTTTTTACCTGGTggttgagaagatgaggggag gctccatcaTGACCCACATCCTGGAGAGATGCCGCTtcaacgagctggaggccagcatggTGGTacgggacatcgccagcgccctgcactttttgcacatcagag gaattgctcacagggatttaaaaccagaaaatattctgtgcgagcgcctggaccag GTCTCCCCCGTGAAGATCTGCGACTTCGACCTGGCAAGCAGCATCAAATTCACGGACGATTCCTTCCCCATTTCCACCCCGAAGCTGTTCTCGCCA tgcggcaccgcCGAGTtcatggccccggaggtggtggaaacttTTTACAGCCACAAGGAGGTGCCCAgctacgacaagcgctgcgacctgtggagcctgggcgtcctCCTGTACAACATGCTGAGCGGGTACACCCCCTTCATGGAACGCTGCGGCTCCGACTGCGGCTGGGACATGGGCGAGATGTGCAACACCTGCCAG AAAATGATCTTCAAGAGCATCCGGaaagggaagtacgagtttcccgaaaaggactgggcgcacatctcccctgcggccaaagatctcatttcctgTCTGCTGGTGAGAGATGCCAACAAGCGGCTCACcgcggcccaggtcctggagcacccct